In Penicillium psychrofluorescens genome assembly, chromosome: 5, a single window of DNA contains:
- a CDS encoding uncharacterized protein (ID:PFLUO_008248-T1.cds;~source:funannotate), translating into MFIPLSTALALAGLSHAMPGKRASSASAYCSNSGGNYQLSSIAAPVQGNGSAGSESTWQLTIDDTSSGHKQTIVGFGAAVTDATVTSFNTLDSSTLQTLLNDLMTSSGADFALMRHTIGASDLSGDPAYTYDDNGNSSDPNLSNFGLGDRGNAMATMLASMKTLQSDLTIFGAPWSAPGWMKLNGVIDGNTDNNNLNDGYSTSAGTGSTGYSSAFAQYFVKYIQAFENLGAHIDAITIQNEPLNSQAGYPTMYVFADESAQLIQNYVGPALASAGLDTDIWAYDHNTDVTSYPQTVINTASDYVDTVAWHCYATNVNWTTLTEFHDTNPNVNQYMTECWTPASGSWNQAADFTMGPLQNWASGVAAWTLGTNSDDGPHLSSGGCDTCQGLVTVNGGDYTFNTAYYMMAQFSKFMPPGAIVLDGTGSYTYSGGTGVQSVASLNPDGTRTVVIENTFGNDVYVTVTTESGETWSGNVPETSVTTWILPASS; encoded by the exons TCCAATTCCGGCGGCAACTATCAACTGTCCTCCATTGCAGCGCCAGTCCAAGGCAATGGCAGCGCGGGTTCTGAATCGACTTGGCAGCTGACTATTGACGATACTTCCTCCGGACACAAACAAACCATAGTCGGATTTGGCGCCGCCGTCACCGATGCAACTGTAACCTCCTTCAACACGTTGGACAGCTCGACGCTCCAGACACTACTTAATGATTTGATGACTTCCTCTGGCGCTGACTTTGCTTTGATGCGCCATACCATAGGAGCCTCTGACTTGTCTGGTGATCCGGCATACACCTACGACGACAATGGAAACAGCTCCGACCCAAATTTGTCAAATTTCGGCCTTGGCGATCGCGGAAATGCAATGGCAACCATGCTGGCCTCAATGAAGACGCTGCAGTCCGATCTGACCATTTTTGGAGCTCCCTGGAGTGCCCCGGGCTGGATGAAGTTGAATGGTGTGATCGACGGAAACACGGACAATAACAACTTGAACGACGGCTACTCGACCAGTGCTGGCACTGGAAGTACAGGATACTCCAGTGCGTTTGCCCAGTACTTTGTGAAATATATCCAAGCGTTCGAGAACCTTGGGGCTCATATCGATGCAATCACGATCCAGAATGAGCCGTTGAACAGCCAAGCCGGATATCCCACTATGTACGTCTTTGCGGATGAGTCGGCGCAACTCATCCAGAACTATGTTGGTCCTGCGCTTGCCAGTGCTGGCTTGGATACAGATATCTGGGCGTATGATCACAACACGG ATGTGACTTCCTACCCTCAAACTGTCATCAACACGGCCAGTGACTACGTTGATACCGTTGCCTGGCATTGCTATGCGACCAACGTTAACTGGACAACGCTCACCGAGTTCCACGACACCAACCCGAACGTCAACCAGTACATGACAGAATGCTGGACCCCGGCATCCGGATCATGGAATCAAGCCGCCGACTTTACCATGGGGCCTCTGCAGAACTGGGCTTCTGGCGTTGCGGCTTGGACTCTGGGCACAAACTCCGATGATGGCCCCCATCTTTCTAGCGGTGGCTGTGATACCTGCCAGGGCTTGGTCACTGTCAACGGCGGTGACTATACCTTCAACACGGCTTATTATATGATGGCACAGTTCAGCAAGTTCATGCCCCCTGGTGCCATTGTGCTGGATGGCACCGGGAGCTATACTTACTCTGGAGGTACCGGTGTTCAATCGGTCGCTTCGTTGAACCCGGATGGCACTCGAACGGTGGTGATTGAGAATACTTTCGGTAACGATGTTTATGTGACAGTCACGACGGAAAGCGGAGAGACCTGGAGCGGCAATGTTCCGGAGACCTCTGTTACTACTTGGATTCTTCCTGCTTCGTCTTGA